A region from the Actinoplanes sp. OR16 genome encodes:
- a CDS encoding LuxR family transcriptional regulator yields MPFTQLIGRDGELDRISRAGQSLHLTGDRGSGKSALLTAAAGAAREAGRRVLVLRGGPGPWPLRQLLLAVRHDLSDLPSPVRGPAHAFLGLDPELPPPPENELPEVVRAAIAAVARTTPILIVADDIQDLDPAALTTVTTLAGSPRITVLTAGRSTPGTAQAGRSTPGTTQAGRSTPGTAQVLQPGTAQVLHLEPLGPEDAARLLDGRHHTGSARDRATILHRAAGNPAALIELADPGSPAGGLLAEFTDATAWLPDRSRTLLLYAAAAGFPTEATRLSALTTAVASDWDPAVEAGLITIDDGVVRFGHPLAAEAAYRSASAHLRRRVHRDLADAFGDRPERRALQLAAAESGPDERIATELERAAAIFRRRGDRYEATAAMQQAAERTPSSQSAARRLTQAVADARDLRDTGWTAELYAQVWRLTDDPDVLAAAARPAAIAMHWAGRLHEAYGIVTAAHRAGPPANPADSAQLALIAAQIAWVTCDDDHRQGLPPLLAAAGDDADPAIAAYVREVMAPARHAGRDLLETVAVPAPETVLLPADRHRLGLIGAIATAEDRAQLAAGLLSRTVDSDAAPGFGVLPTLVGALIDTGDWERAQTLTDPGRTAGLPAMRVTLAAMRALLHALRGEHEAATRLARETWERLDIQGNRAAHVRLLRASGLASADGGDQENGYRYLRMMFDLDGRPLHPYLSSRSVAELAITAVRCGQQNDARTVVARVREAAGADPSPRMVALLHLSDAVLAGADADEESFRTAAAENGYPYEHALANLHYGVWLRRRRSPREARLLLTYAEKIFSELGAESAAGLAAREIAVGAQSATPQDDGVATLTPQERQVAALAAQGLSNRAIAEKLFLSARTVGTHLSRVYRKTGISRRHQLGNLS; encoded by the coding sequence ATGCCCTTCACGCAGCTGATCGGCCGCGACGGCGAACTCGATCGGATCAGCCGGGCCGGCCAGTCCCTGCACCTCACCGGCGATCGCGGCTCCGGCAAGTCCGCCCTGCTCACAGCCGCGGCGGGGGCAGCGCGCGAAGCGGGCCGGCGGGTGCTCGTCCTGCGGGGCGGTCCGGGCCCGTGGCCGCTGCGCCAGCTCCTCCTGGCGGTCCGTCACGATCTTTCCGACCTTCCTTCCCCGGTACGAGGACCAGCGCACGCTTTCCTCGGCCTGGACCCCGAACTACCCCCACCACCGGAGAACGAGCTCCCGGAGGTGGTCCGCGCCGCGATAGCAGCCGTGGCCCGCACCACCCCGATCCTGATCGTCGCCGACGACATCCAGGACCTGGATCCGGCCGCCCTGACCACCGTCACCACCCTGGCCGGCTCTCCCCGGATCACCGTCCTGACCGCGGGCCGGTCCACGCCGGGCACGGCCCAGGCGGGCCGGTCCACGCCGGGCACGACCCAGGCGGGCCGGTCGACGCCGGGCACGGCCCAGGTCCTGCAGCCGGGCACGGCCCAGGTCCTGCACCTGGAGCCGCTGGGCCCGGAGGACGCCGCCCGTCTCCTGGACGGCCGCCACCACACCGGCTCGGCCCGCGACCGGGCCACGATCCTGCACCGGGCGGCCGGCAACCCGGCAGCCCTGATCGAGCTAGCCGACCCCGGTTCCCCGGCGGGCGGCCTGCTGGCCGAGTTCACCGACGCCACAGCCTGGCTGCCCGACCGATCGCGGACCCTGCTGCTCTACGCCGCGGCAGCGGGCTTCCCCACCGAGGCCACCCGGCTGTCCGCCCTCACGACCGCGGTCGCGAGCGACTGGGATCCCGCCGTCGAAGCGGGACTGATCACGATCGACGACGGCGTGGTCCGGTTCGGGCACCCGCTCGCTGCCGAGGCCGCCTACCGCTCTGCGTCAGCTCACCTGCGACGCCGGGTGCACCGGGACCTCGCGGACGCCTTCGGTGACCGGCCCGAGCGCCGTGCGCTGCAGCTGGCCGCCGCCGAGTCGGGGCCGGACGAGCGGATCGCCACCGAACTGGAACGGGCCGCGGCGATCTTCCGGCGGCGCGGCGACCGGTACGAGGCGACCGCCGCCATGCAGCAGGCGGCGGAGCGGACGCCTTCGAGTCAGAGCGCGGCCCGGCGGCTGACCCAGGCCGTGGCCGACGCCCGGGATCTGCGGGACACCGGCTGGACCGCGGAGCTGTACGCCCAGGTCTGGCGCCTCACCGACGACCCGGACGTGCTCGCCGCCGCCGCCCGCCCGGCCGCCATCGCGATGCACTGGGCCGGACGGTTGCACGAGGCGTACGGCATCGTCACCGCCGCCCACCGCGCCGGCCCGCCCGCCAACCCGGCCGACTCCGCCCAGCTGGCCCTGATCGCCGCCCAGATCGCCTGGGTCACCTGCGACGACGACCACCGCCAGGGCCTGCCTCCTCTGCTCGCCGCCGCCGGCGACGATGCCGACCCGGCCATCGCCGCCTACGTGCGGGAGGTGATGGCACCCGCCCGGCACGCCGGGCGGGACCTGCTCGAGACCGTCGCCGTGCCGGCGCCGGAGACCGTGCTGCTGCCCGCCGACCGGCATCGGCTGGGGCTGATCGGCGCGATCGCCACGGCCGAGGATCGCGCGCAGCTGGCGGCCGGCCTGCTGAGCCGGACCGTCGACAGCGATGCCGCGCCCGGGTTCGGGGTGCTGCCGACACTGGTGGGCGCGCTGATCGACACCGGCGACTGGGAGCGGGCGCAGACCCTCACCGACCCGGGCCGCACGGCCGGGCTGCCCGCCATGCGGGTCACTCTCGCGGCGATGCGGGCGCTGCTGCACGCCCTGCGCGGCGAGCACGAAGCGGCGACGCGGCTGGCCCGGGAGACGTGGGAGCGCCTCGACATCCAGGGGAACCGGGCCGCCCACGTACGGCTGCTGCGCGCCTCCGGACTGGCCTCGGCGGACGGCGGCGACCAGGAGAACGGCTACCGCTACCTGCGGATGATGTTCGACCTGGACGGGCGGCCGCTGCACCCGTACCTCTCCTCACGCAGCGTCGCCGAACTGGCGATCACCGCGGTCCGCTGCGGGCAGCAGAACGACGCCCGGACGGTGGTGGCCCGGGTCCGGGAGGCGGCCGGCGCCGACCCGAGCCCCCGGATGGTCGCGCTGCTGCACCTCAGCGACGCGGTGCTGGCCGGCGCCGACGCCGACGAGGAGTCGTTCCGGACGGCGGCCGCGGAGAACGGCTACCCGTACGAGCACGCCCTCGCCAACCTGCACTACGGCGTGTGGCTGCGTCGCCGGCGGAGCCCGCGGGAGGCACGGCTGCTCCTCACGTACGCGGAAAAGATCTTCTCCGAACTCGGCGCGGAGAGCGCCGCCGGGCTCGCCGCCCGCGAGATCGCGGTGGGCGCGCAGAGCGCGACCCCGCAGGACGACGGCGTGGCGACGCTGACGCCGCAGGAGAGGCAGGTGGCCGCGCTGGCCGCGCAGGGGCTGAGCAACCGGGCGATCGCCGAGAAGCTGTTCCTGTCGGCCCGGACCGTCGGCACCCACCTGTCCCGGGTCTACCGCAAGACCGGCATCAGCCGGCGGCACCAGCTCGGAAACCTGTCGTGA
- a CDS encoding LuxR family transcriptional regulator, which yields MDGLIGRARELADLTAVVGAARHGPASLLLSGAAGTGKTALLDAAVSDARHRGYRIRALRPHALAQHLLDTCADALPEHLRTPDGEPAAVTALLLTFDLLTRDGPALIVADDVHQADDASLRILASALRNTSTERIAVLLAARDGVLPDTATPGIPRYDLGPLTDQAAARLLGTMALPGTSARAEILRRAAGNPLALRVLGDPHGELPQEFPAAIRALPPATRWLLLHAALAGSAEHIGILTRAAGMSLDLRHWTPAEQSGLITVRDGRARFRHPLHQAACTVVETPADVARAHRNLAAATDDPYHRARHLAEGNPGRDEVVAAALETAAGGSLARSDYLAAAAALQSAAERSGDDESAARRYARAVFAAHRSGDPEWTIQLYEKATALTRDPHVAGLASCGAGYALVHSAQPGQAFAVAARAARAAAGNDRIALSATLVAAAAALHSGAPEHRAQLTAMLPATAGRAPTGVNGEHAGEEDAGEEDDTRLVRDTVLAIADPAGFATSARCPRSDATGPAGVTRMLLAGTIAFLLDESAKAAGELHTVWDMGTQYGAHGAVLGAFPLMVVALIDAGRWSDADRLLDSAARCAEVRVPVLDSALPALRATLRALRHDGTATLGDLPLLPSTTLIDSLQQRAVAMTALAAGDHDTAYQHFRRLWDAGGEPRHYFLGPRSLPQLALTAARTGNRAEAARIVSSARQSAGPAPTDRLAMLLAHAEALLDDTDDAEQHFHRALADPRRAMHWPLEYAEAQLNLGLWLRGRRRMHDARPHLLAARDTFLRLGARGHADQALHGLPVALRPAGEPEPEAEAFTALTAQKQMIARMAADGLSNRQIADKLFLSPRTVGSHLYRIYAELGVGSRHQLRTLIGN from the coding sequence ATGGACGGATTGATCGGCCGGGCACGGGAGCTGGCCGACCTCACCGCGGTCGTCGGCGCCGCCCGCCACGGACCGGCGTCGCTGCTGCTCAGCGGCGCGGCCGGGACGGGTAAGACCGCGCTGCTCGACGCGGCGGTCAGCGACGCCCGTCACCGCGGCTACCGGATCCGGGCGCTGCGGCCGCACGCGCTGGCGCAGCACCTGCTCGACACGTGCGCAGACGCCCTGCCGGAGCATCTCCGCACCCCCGACGGCGAGCCGGCGGCGGTCACCGCGCTGCTGCTCACCTTCGACCTGCTCACCCGCGACGGGCCGGCGCTGATCGTGGCCGACGACGTCCACCAGGCCGACGACGCATCGCTGCGGATCCTCGCGTCCGCGCTGCGCAACACCTCCACCGAGCGGATCGCCGTGCTGCTCGCCGCCCGCGACGGCGTACTGCCCGACACCGCCACCCCGGGCATCCCCCGCTATGACCTCGGCCCGCTCACCGACCAGGCCGCCGCCCGGCTGCTCGGCACCATGGCGCTGCCCGGCACGAGCGCCCGCGCCGAGATCCTGCGCCGCGCCGCCGGCAATCCCCTCGCGCTGCGGGTGCTCGGCGATCCGCACGGCGAGCTGCCGCAGGAGTTCCCGGCCGCGATCCGCGCCCTGCCGCCGGCCACCCGCTGGCTGCTGCTGCACGCCGCGCTCGCCGGTTCGGCCGAGCACATCGGCATCCTGACCCGGGCCGCGGGCATGTCGCTGGACCTGCGGCACTGGACGCCCGCCGAGCAGTCCGGATTGATCACCGTACGCGACGGGCGCGCCCGTTTCCGGCACCCACTGCACCAGGCCGCGTGCACCGTGGTCGAGACACCCGCCGACGTGGCCCGTGCCCACCGCAACCTCGCTGCCGCGACCGACGACCCGTACCACCGCGCCCGGCATCTCGCCGAGGGCAACCCGGGCCGCGACGAGGTGGTCGCCGCCGCCTTGGAGACCGCCGCCGGCGGCTCGCTCGCCCGCAGCGACTACCTGGCCGCCGCCGCGGCGCTGCAGTCCGCGGCCGAGCGCAGCGGCGACGACGAGAGCGCCGCCCGCCGGTACGCCCGCGCCGTCTTCGCCGCCCATCGCAGCGGCGACCCGGAGTGGACGATCCAGCTCTACGAGAAGGCGACCGCGCTGACCCGCGACCCGCACGTGGCCGGCCTGGCCTCCTGCGGCGCCGGATACGCGCTGGTCCATTCGGCGCAGCCCGGACAGGCCTTCGCGGTCGCCGCCCGGGCCGCCCGCGCCGCCGCCGGCAACGACCGGATCGCCCTGTCCGCCACGCTGGTCGCCGCCGCGGCAGCCCTGCACTCCGGCGCGCCCGAGCACCGCGCCCAGCTCACCGCGATGCTTCCGGCCACGGCCGGACGAGCGCCGACCGGAGTGAACGGCGAGCACGCGGGCGAGGAGGACGCGGGCGAGGAGGACGACACCCGCCTGGTACGCGACACCGTCCTGGCCATCGCCGACCCGGCCGGCTTCGCCACGTCCGCCCGCTGCCCGCGCTCGGACGCCACCGGTCCGGCCGGCGTCACCCGGATGCTCCTGGCCGGCACCATCGCGTTCCTGCTCGACGAATCAGCGAAGGCCGCCGGCGAGCTGCACACCGTCTGGGACATGGGCACCCAGTACGGCGCGCACGGCGCCGTCCTCGGCGCGTTCCCGCTGATGGTGGTGGCGCTGATCGACGCCGGCCGGTGGTCCGACGCGGACCGCCTGCTGGACAGCGCCGCCCGGTGCGCCGAGGTGCGCGTCCCGGTCCTCGACTCGGCGCTCCCGGCACTGCGGGCCACCCTGCGGGCGCTGCGCCACGACGGCACGGCCACGCTCGGCGACCTCCCGCTGCTGCCGAGCACCACCCTGATCGACAGCCTGCAACAGCGGGCCGTCGCCATGACCGCTCTCGCAGCGGGCGACCACGACACCGCCTACCAGCACTTCCGCCGCCTGTGGGACGCCGGCGGCGAGCCCCGGCACTACTTCCTCGGACCGCGCAGCCTGCCGCAGCTGGCCCTGACCGCGGCCCGGACCGGCAACCGGGCCGAAGCCGCCCGCATCGTGTCGTCGGCCCGGCAATCCGCCGGTCCGGCACCGACGGATCGCCTGGCGATGCTGCTCGCGCACGCCGAAGCCCTGCTCGACGACACCGACGACGCCGAGCAGCACTTCCACCGCGCCCTCGCCGACCCGCGGCGGGCCATGCACTGGCCCCTCGAATACGCCGAAGCCCAGCTCAACCTCGGCTTGTGGCTGCGCGGACGCCGCCGCATGCACGACGCCCGCCCGCACCTGCTGGCCGCCCGCGACACGTTCCTGCGTCTCGGCGCGCGCGGCCACGCCGACCAGGCCCTCCACGGTCTCCCGGTCGCTCTGCGCCCGGCCGGCGAGCCGGAACCCGAGGCCGAGGCGTTCACCGCCCTCACCGCGCAGAAGCAGATGATCGCCCGGATGGCCGCCGACGGCCTGAGCAACCGGCAGATCGCCGACAAGCTGTTCCTCTCGCCGCGCACTGTCGGCTCCCACCTCTACCGGATCTACGCGGAACTCGGCGTCGGCAGCCGCCATCAGCTCCGCACCCTGATCGGAAACTGA
- a CDS encoding PP2C family protein-serine/threonine phosphatase codes for MPISTLAPADAALRRSRRLLRASELLSATVTTADVLATVPVLMRDMLATTHAEVVMVGTPLRNGVAASLTAPVQREGLARFYAGPAELMAARPALAGDVHRLGWQAAVCAPLPGVPGALLLAWDRPREFGGADRAFVVTLVLYVTRALQRAIRHDATSAASETLQRAISSQLPRVDGYELAARYLPADAGTTVGGDWYDVVPAAHGRIALVIGDVVGHGMSAAAGMGQLRGMLRAYLVDRREPPSVLLRRLEAANHALGEPTMATAVVAFVEPAPNGGHRLRWSNAGHPPPVVIHPDGDVRPLTGNDMLLGMRRNSPRHTYTYPLPAGSTVLLHTDGLVEDRDRHIDESFATLYRRLRAGGRPHELLATAAGLLSGVRGDDVAMLAIRIPQDAET; via the coding sequence ATGCCGATCTCTACACTCGCGCCCGCCGACGCGGCGCTCAGACGCAGCCGCCGGCTGTTGCGGGCCAGCGAACTGTTGTCCGCCACCGTCACCACCGCCGACGTGCTCGCCACCGTGCCGGTGCTGATGCGTGACATGCTCGCCACCACCCACGCCGAGGTGGTGATGGTGGGCACACCGCTGAGGAACGGCGTCGCCGCCTCACTCACCGCGCCCGTGCAGCGGGAGGGCCTGGCCCGCTTCTACGCCGGACCGGCGGAGCTGATGGCCGCCCGCCCGGCCCTGGCCGGCGACGTCCACCGGCTGGGCTGGCAGGCGGCGGTCTGCGCGCCGCTGCCCGGTGTCCCCGGCGCCCTGCTGCTGGCTTGGGACCGGCCCCGCGAGTTCGGCGGCGCGGACCGGGCCTTCGTGGTGACGCTCGTGCTCTACGTCACCCGGGCGCTGCAGCGGGCCATCCGGCACGACGCCACCAGCGCGGCCAGCGAGACCCTGCAACGCGCGATCAGCTCGCAACTGCCCCGTGTCGACGGGTACGAGCTGGCCGCCCGCTATCTGCCCGCCGACGCCGGCACCACGGTCGGCGGCGACTGGTACGACGTCGTGCCCGCCGCGCACGGCCGGATCGCCCTGGTCATCGGCGATGTCGTCGGTCACGGGATGAGCGCGGCCGCCGGGATGGGACAGCTGCGCGGCATGCTCCGCGCCTACCTGGTCGACCGCCGCGAACCCCCGTCGGTGCTGCTGCGCCGCCTGGAAGCGGCCAACCACGCCCTGGGCGAGCCGACGATGGCCACCGCCGTCGTCGCCTTCGTGGAACCGGCCCCGAACGGCGGGCACCGGCTGCGCTGGTCGAACGCCGGCCACCCGCCGCCCGTGGTCATCCACCCGGACGGCGACGTCCGCCCGCTGACCGGCAACGACATGCTGCTCGGGATGCGCCGTAACTCGCCGCGGCACACGTACACCTACCCGCTCCCGGCGGGCTCGACGGTGCTGCTGCACACCGACGGTCTCGTCGAGGACCGGGACCGGCACATCGACGAGAGCTTCGCCACCCTGTACCGCCGGCTGCGCGCCGGCGGCCGCCCGCACGAGCTCCTCGCCACCGCTGCGGGCCTGCTCAGCGGTGTTCGCGGCGACGACGTGGCGATGCTGGCGATCCGCATCCCGCAGGACGCAGAAACGTGA
- a CDS encoding alpha/beta fold hydrolase, protein MPYITTDDGTEIFYKDWGNKDAQPIVFSHGWPLSSDAWDVEMKLAADNGFRAIAHDRRGHGRSTQTYFGNDMDTYAADLDALVRALDLRDIILVGHSTGGGEVVRFAATHGVGRVVKIATAGAVPPIMVKSESNPEGTPIEAFDAIRDAVLADRSQFFQDLSAQFFGTNREGSTISQGARDQFWRLGMQAGFAAVYDCIKQFSETDFTADLQKLDVPIFIAQGDDDQIVPPAAASEKAIKLVKNGTLKLYPGGPHGIAGPYQQELDKDLLEFWKS, encoded by the coding sequence ATGCCTTACATCACCACTGACGACGGCACCGAGATCTTCTACAAGGACTGGGGCAACAAGGACGCCCAGCCGATCGTCTTCAGCCACGGCTGGCCGCTGAGCAGCGACGCGTGGGACGTCGAGATGAAGCTCGCCGCCGACAACGGCTTCCGGGCCATCGCCCACGACCGCCGCGGTCACGGCCGGTCGACGCAGACCTACTTCGGCAACGACATGGACACCTACGCCGCCGACCTGGACGCCCTGGTCCGCGCCCTGGACCTGCGCGACATCATCCTGGTCGGCCACTCCACCGGTGGTGGCGAGGTCGTCCGGTTCGCCGCGACGCACGGTGTCGGCCGGGTCGTGAAGATCGCGACCGCCGGCGCGGTCCCGCCCATCATGGTCAAGTCGGAGAGCAACCCGGAAGGCACGCCGATCGAGGCGTTCGACGCGATCCGGGACGCCGTGCTGGCCGACCGCTCGCAGTTCTTCCAGGACCTGTCGGCGCAGTTCTTCGGCACCAACCGCGAAGGCTCGACGATCTCGCAGGGCGCCCGCGACCAGTTCTGGCGGCTCGGCATGCAGGCCGGCTTCGCCGCGGTCTACGACTGCATCAAGCAGTTCTCGGAGACCGACTTCACCGCCGACCTGCAGAAGCTCGACGTCCCGATCTTCATCGCGCAGGGCGACGACGACCAGATCGTGCCGCCGGCCGCCGCGTCCGAGAAGGCCATCAAGCTGGTCAAGAACGGCACGCTGAAGCTGTACCCGGGCGGCCCGCACGGCATCGCCGGCCCGTACCAGCAGGAGCTCGACAAGGACCTGCTGGAGTTCTGGAAGAGCTGA
- a CDS encoding fumarylacetoacetate hydrolase family protein, translated as MRVGVRDGRVVGWDEAAGAWVVVGEDMLRFLGGGIEAVREAGRTFGSAYREIAAGGPEGLPLEAGSLRCFALWEEHMINGAKGLVREFGSGRIKRVAGAFERITGRVPAAMRPRANYYRDPQFYLGNHRAFVADGATVEWPSFARVLDFELELGIVIARPVKDCGTAEGRAAIGGFVVVNDWTARDTQWDDTRRGTFGGVVKAKTFANGMSSIVVTADEVLPRWRELTGTVTVNGATWARSSTAGPMFDLGTVVAYAARGEQLRPGDVLSSGTLPGLCGLEIGRFPLPGDEVRLDLDLGEGEPISLTGILGTAERRARFTAGSPSTPITMR; from the coding sequence ATGCGAGTGGGTGTGCGGGACGGCCGGGTCGTCGGCTGGGACGAGGCAGCCGGCGCGTGGGTGGTGGTCGGCGAGGACATGCTGCGGTTCCTCGGCGGGGGAATCGAGGCCGTGCGGGAGGCCGGGAGAACGTTCGGGTCGGCGTACCGGGAGATCGCCGCCGGCGGACCGGAGGGCCTGCCCCTGGAAGCGGGGTCGCTGCGGTGCTTCGCCCTCTGGGAAGAGCACATGATCAACGGGGCGAAGGGGCTGGTCAGGGAATTCGGGTCGGGCCGGATCAAGCGGGTCGCGGGGGCGTTCGAGCGGATCACCGGGCGGGTGCCGGCGGCGATGCGACCGAGGGCGAACTACTACCGGGACCCGCAGTTCTACCTGGGCAACCATCGGGCCTTCGTCGCGGACGGGGCGACGGTGGAGTGGCCGTCGTTCGCGCGGGTGCTCGACTTCGAACTGGAGCTGGGCATCGTCATCGCCCGGCCGGTGAAGGATTGCGGCACCGCGGAGGGGCGGGCGGCGATCGGCGGATTCGTCGTGGTGAACGACTGGACGGCGCGGGACACGCAGTGGGACGACACCCGGCGCGGGACGTTCGGCGGCGTGGTCAAGGCGAAGACGTTCGCGAACGGGATGTCCTCGATCGTGGTGACCGCCGACGAGGTGCTGCCGCGCTGGCGCGAGCTCACCGGCACGGTCACGGTGAACGGCGCGACGTGGGCGCGGAGCAGCACCGCGGGGCCGATGTTCGACCTGGGGACGGTCGTCGCGTACGCCGCGCGCGGGGAGCAGCTGCGCCCCGGTGACGTGCTGTCCAGCGGCACCCTGCCGGGCCTGTGCGGGCTGGAGATCGGCCGTTTCCCGCTGCCCGGCGACGAGGTCCGCCTCGACCTCGATCTCGGAGAAGGGGAGCCGATCAGTCTGACCGGCATCCTGGGGACCGCTGAGCGTCGGGCGAGATTCACAGCCGGTTCACCATCGACACCTATAACCATGCGGTGA
- a CDS encoding glycosyltransferase family 39 protein: MSALVDLAPPAVASEPQPPAPPRRRDRLARLYWLLPAVVTAVVVSIQLDRPQLWRDEFATVTASGRSLGDMARLAQHIDAVLTPFYVFMHFWTAVFGNSTIALRVPSLLAVAATAGLLAVLGERLFSVRAGVFAGLLFAALPAVSRYGQEARPYALAALAATAATLMLVEAVRKGRWWRWVLYGLAVFALGALHLVAIVLVAGHGVAVLYVAIRRRNWRLLLWAGIAVAVAGAALLPMALRGNSQWAVQLGTAPRPPDWQTLIRVASDVSGATTGGGVLLALLLLGAGTSRRGRLLGAVLFVPLAAFVVMTVVSPLWHPRYLFFLIPLACLLGGAGLALVPWRAALVVVILCGVVALTEHQGVRESHEGRGAPLIDYRAAVAVLEQNAQPGDAIVYKRDGWQFADIATDYYLGAGAPRDALVKVGRDAAGSFWTTERPNVRRALGADPRVWTMVPDDLSRRKAELPEATLTAIEADFTEAGEWRVGGITLRLYDRR, translated from the coding sequence GTGAGCGCGTTAGTCGATCTAGCACCGCCCGCGGTGGCGTCCGAACCGCAGCCCCCGGCACCGCCTCGGCGGCGGGACCGGCTGGCCCGTCTCTACTGGCTGCTGCCCGCCGTGGTGACCGCCGTGGTGGTGAGCATCCAGCTGGACAGGCCGCAGCTGTGGCGCGACGAGTTCGCCACGGTGACGGCGTCCGGGCGGTCGCTGGGGGACATGGCCCGGCTGGCGCAGCACATCGACGCGGTGCTGACGCCGTTCTATGTGTTCATGCACTTCTGGACGGCGGTCTTCGGCAACTCCACGATCGCGCTGCGGGTGCCGTCGCTGCTGGCCGTCGCGGCGACCGCCGGGTTGCTGGCGGTGCTGGGCGAGCGGCTGTTCTCGGTGCGCGCCGGGGTGTTCGCCGGGTTGCTGTTCGCGGCGCTGCCGGCGGTGTCGCGATACGGGCAGGAGGCCCGGCCGTACGCTCTGGCCGCTCTCGCCGCGACCGCCGCGACGCTGATGCTCGTCGAAGCGGTGCGGAAGGGCCGGTGGTGGCGCTGGGTGCTCTACGGCCTGGCCGTCTTCGCCCTCGGCGCCCTGCACCTGGTCGCGATCGTGCTGGTGGCCGGCCACGGCGTCGCGGTGCTCTACGTGGCGATCCGCCGCCGGAACTGGCGGCTGCTGCTCTGGGCCGGGATCGCGGTGGCGGTGGCCGGGGCGGCGCTGCTGCCGATGGCGTTGCGCGGCAATTCGCAGTGGGCGGTGCAGCTGGGTACCGCGCCGCGCCCGCCGGACTGGCAGACCTTGATCCGGGTGGCCAGCGACGTCAGCGGCGCGACCACCGGCGGCGGCGTGCTGCTGGCGCTGCTGCTGCTCGGCGCCGGCACGTCGCGCCGCGGCCGGCTGCTGGGCGCGGTGCTGTTCGTGCCGCTCGCCGCGTTCGTCGTGATGACCGTGGTCAGCCCGCTCTGGCACCCCCGCTACCTGTTCTTCCTGATCCCGCTCGCCTGCCTGCTCGGCGGCGCCGGCCTGGCCCTGGTGCCGTGGCGGGCCGCGCTGGTCGTGGTGATCCTCTGCGGCGTCGTCGCGCTCACCGAGCACCAGGGCGTCCGCGAGTCGCACGAGGGCCGCGGCGCCCCGCTGATCGACTACCGGGCCGCGGTCGCCGTCCTGGAGCAGAACGCGCAGCCCGGGGACGCCATCGTCTACAAACGCGACGGCTGGCAGTTCGCGGACATCGCCACCGACTACTACCTGGGCGCCGGCGCGCCCCGGGACGCGCTCGTCAAGGTCGGCCGCGACGCCGCCGGCAGTTTCTGGACCACGGAACGGCCGAACGTGCGGCGGGCGCTCGGCGCCGACCCGCGGGTCTGGACGATGGTCCCGGACGACCTGAGCCGGCGGAAGGCCGAGCTGCCCGAGGCGACCCTCACCGCGATCGAGGCCGACTTCACCGAGGCCGGGGAGTGGCGGGTCGGGGGGATCACGCTGCGCCTGTACGACCGCAGGTGA
- a CDS encoding SDR family oxidoreductase, which yields MRVFVTGASGWIGSHTVDELLAHGYEVLGLARSEAAAGKLTAKNATVLRGDLDDLDALRRGATEADAVVHLANKHDWADPAASNRAERESVEAIADALAGTAKPFVFASGLAALAQGRPATENDPSPFHGLDSPRGGAENLALSKDVKAIAARFSPTTHGTGDHGFIAYIVAAAKRTGVSGYIGDGSTSWSAVHVTDAARLIRLGLEQAPAGTRLHAVAETVSNREIAEAIGRALDLPVTAIAPEDAEQHFGFIGRFFGLDMSASSEITRAAFGWRPTGPTLVEDIVSGAYKAA from the coding sequence ATGCGCGTGTTCGTCACCGGGGCCAGCGGCTGGATCGGCTCGCACACCGTCGATGAGCTGCTTGCCCACGGCTACGAGGTGCTCGGGCTGGCACGGTCCGAGGCCGCCGCCGGGAAGCTGACGGCGAAGAACGCCACCGTCCTGCGCGGCGACCTCGACGACCTGGACGCGCTGCGCCGCGGCGCCACCGAGGCCGACGCGGTCGTCCACCTCGCCAACAAGCACGACTGGGCCGATCCGGCCGCGTCGAACCGGGCCGAGCGGGAGTCGGTCGAGGCCATCGCGGACGCCCTGGCCGGCACCGCGAAGCCGTTCGTGTTCGCGTCTGGACTGGCCGCCCTCGCGCAGGGCCGCCCGGCCACCGAGAACGACCCGTCGCCCTTCCACGGCCTCGACTCCCCGCGCGGCGGCGCCGAGAACCTGGCCTTGTCGAAGGACGTGAAGGCCATCGCGGCCCGCTTCTCCCCGACCACGCACGGCACCGGCGACCACGGGTTCATCGCGTACATCGTCGCGGCGGCGAAGCGCACCGGGGTGTCCGGCTACATCGGCGACGGCAGCACCTCGTGGTCGGCCGTGCACGTGACCGACGCGGCCCGGCTGATCCGGCTCGGCCTGGAGCAGGCGCCCGCCGGCACCCGCCTGCACGCGGTCGCCGAGACCGTGTCGAACCGGGAGATCGCCGAGGCGATCGGGCGGGCACTGGATCTGCCGGTCACCGCGATCGCCCCGGAGGACGCGGAACAGCACTTCGGCTTCATCGGGCGGTTCTTCGGCCTGGACATGAGCGCGTCGAGCGAGATCACCCGGGCCGCCTTCGGCTGGCGTCCGACCGGCCCCACGCTGGTCGAGGACATCGTTTCCGGCGCCTACAAGGCCGCCTGA